The nucleotide window CCTTGTGTGTATCGTACATGAGAAGGTGATACGCATCCGGATAGATCTTTGTCGTTACCGGCACGCTCTTCGGAATGCTGCCGGTGAAGCTCTCGATGGCTTCTTCATCCGTGAAGAAATCCTTCTTCCCGTGCAGTACCAGCACCGGCACGCGGAAGGTGGTGGCACAGGAATCCATGTTCTCGATGTGATGACCGAGCGTGGAAAGCAGGCGCAGCGTGTTCGTCTCCACATGCCACGCATTCGTTTCCGCCTGCTCGGTGTGGCTGGAGGTGTGCGTCATCTGCACGTCCTGGCCGCCGGAGAGCTGCTCCAGTGAGAAGCGGGCCATCGGCGCGATTTCCGCAGCGGTGTTGAGCAGGCCGACCTTCCACCGCGGCACGTCCTTGCGGATCTTCACCACGGGGGATGAGAAAATGAGAGCATCGCACGGCTTGTGATCGGGCGGTGCCTGCTGCCAGGAGTGGGCGGTGATGAGCGCGCCCATGCTCTCGCCCATCCACACGATCTTCGCGCCGGGGTGGAGCTTGCGGATAATGCCGGTGAAGGTGTCCAGATCGTGGTACCAGTTGCCGGGATCATCGATGTCGCCGCGGCGGTCGCGCTTCGGGTCGCTGCCCTGACCGCGGACCTCGTAGGCGTAGAGGGCGGTATTGGGCTGCTTCTTGAGCAGATCCTTGCCGAGATTCTCGTAGTCGATGGAAGCACCGTCGAAGCCGTGGAGGGCGATGATCACCACATCCGGCTGCGCGCCCTTCGCCAGCCACTTGCGGTAGCCGAAGGTTTCGTTCTTCCGCTCGACCAGTGTCGCGTCCTTGTAAGCCACGAGCGTTTCACGATGAGCACATTGCGTCAAAAGCGCGGCTCCGGCCAAGCACAGGACAGGCCGCAGACACGTCTGGGTGCGACGCAGCAGGCCCATATCGATCATGCAAAAAGTATCACCGGTCCCGGCCCGGAGGGCAATAGCGGAACCGCGCGATCGCTCATGAAATGAAGGATTCGCCACAACGGGGACAATGCCGTCCGTCGCCGTATTTGTCGGCAGCCGCCGGTCGGAGAGCGGTCATCCGCGGTTGACTTCCAAGGCTCCGGCCTGTTCCACGGTGATCACATCGCCCGGTTCGATCGCGGTGTTCTTGTCCTCCTGCTTCCGGAAATCGAGGCGGGTGGCCTTGCCTTTGCGCGTGAGCACGATGTTGCGGCCGCCGAACTCATTGCGGTCGCCTGCGGTTTTGAGGGCTTGGAGCAGAGTCATACCTTTGGCGAACGGAACGGGGCCGGGCTTCCGGACCTGCCCACCGATATACACGACGGACTGATCAGGCGTGGCCTCCACGCCGGTTTTCACTTCCGTTTCGATGGCGGGCTTTTCATAGACTCCGGCATCGCGGTAGGCCTTCTCCGCAGCGCGGGCCAGTTGGTCACCGGTCAACCCCCGGGCGGTCACCGGAGTGTCGATCATCGGCAGGCGGATGGTGCCGCTGTCGCCGATCCGGTAGTCGCCATTGACCTTCTGCTGCTCGTCCGCAGGCACGCCGCGGAGGGTGATTTTCACTGTGTCGCCGACCGCCAGTTCCGCGTGGCAGAGTGTGATGGAAAAGGGGAGCGCCAGACCGACGATGAGGGGAAGCATTCGCGTTTTCATGGTGCTGTGGTCTCTAGCAGTCCATTAACTTTGTGTCAAAAAGTTAATGCCGGGCGATGCCTTTGACCGAAATCCGTGCCCGGAACACCGGGTTCGGACAAAACGGCGGAATGCCATTGCGGAGGCCGCGGGATGAGGTGCAGTTTGGACCCGTGCGCTACGAACCGATCGATCCCCAGCTTTTTGTCCGCAATCGTGACCGCCTCCGCTCGCTGTTGAAGCCGAACAGCATTGTGATCGTCCACTCGAACGACATCTACCCGACCAATGCGGACGGTTCGATGTCCTTCAAGCAGAACGCCGATTTGATGTATCTCACCGGCGTGGACCAGGAGGAGACGATTCTGGTGCTGATGCCGGACGCGAAGGACCCGAAGCAGCGCGAGATTCTTCTCGTGAAGGAAACCAGCGAGTTGATCGCGATCTGGGACGGCGACAAGCTCACCAAGGAGCAGGCAAAGGCCGCCACCGGCATCGAGCGCATCGAGTGGACGCATTCCTTTGACTCGCTGCTGCACACGCTGGTGCCTCAGGCGGATCATATCTACCTGCCGACCAATGAGCATCTGCGTGCCTCCGTGATCGTGGAGACCCGCAACGACCGCTTCATCAAGCAGTGCCAGGCCCGTTATCCGCTGCACAGCTACCAGCGCCTCGCGCCGCTGATGCACCGCCTGCGCATCACCAAGGACCCGGTGGAAATCGACATCATCCAGAAGGCCTGCAACATCACCGGGAAGGGCTTCCGCCGCCTGCTCGGCTTCGTGAAGCCGGGTGTGGGCGAATGGGAAGTGGAAGCCGAGCTGCTCCATGAATTCGTCCGCAACAAGTCGCGCGGCTTCGCCTACGGCCCGATCATCGGCAGTGGTAAGAATGCCTGCGTGCTGCACTACATCGAGAACTCCGCCGTCTGTAACGATGGCGAGATGCTCCTCCTCGACGTGGCTGCGGAATACGCCGGCTGGGCGTCCGACCTCACCCGCACGATCCCTGTCAACGGCCGCTTCACCCAGCGCCAGCGCCAGGTTTATGATGCGGTGCTGCGCGTGCTGCGCGGTGCGAATGAGATCCTGCGCCCGGGCAACAACCCGATGGATTACCAGAAGCAGGTCATCGAGATCATGGAAGGCGAGCTCATCGGCCTCGGTCTGATTGATGCGAAGGCCGCGAAGGAGCAGGGCCCGGACAAACCGCTGGTGAAAAAGTATTTCATGCACGGCACCTCCCATCACATGGGATTGGACGTGCATGACGTGGCACCGCCGAACGAGCCGTTCGCCGAAGGCATGGTTTTCACCATCGAGCCGGGTATCTACATCCGCGAGGAAGGCCTCGGCATCCGCCTGGAGAACGACGTGCTCATTGGCAAGGATTCGAACTTCGACCTGATGGGTAACATCCCGATCGAGGCAGAGGAAATCGAAGCGCTGATGAACGTGCGATGAACCGCATCGCGCTGGTCCTCGGTTCCGGACTCGGCCCGCTCGCGGATGCGGTGGCGGTCGAGGAGGCCGTCGGCTTCGCGGACGTGGAGCTGCCGGGTTCATCCGTGCCGGGGCACGCCGGGCGTTTCCTGATCGGGACGCTCGGCTCCGCGCCGGTGATCGTCATGCAGGGCCGCGTCCACCTCTACGAGGGACACGATGCGGCCGCAGTGACGGCGGGTGTCCGCTGGATGGCGGCGCAGGGTGCGGACCGGTTGATCCTGACCAATGCGGCGGGCACCTTGAATCCGGCGTTCGAGCCGGGTTCGTGGATGGTGCTTTCCGATCATCTCAATCTCACCGGCACCTCGCCGCTCCATGGACCGGAATTCATCGACATGAGCACGGCCTACGATCCGGAGTGGCGGGCGGTATTCCGGGCCGCTGCATCGGAAACCGGCACCGTGCTCCATGAGGGCGTCTATGCCGGACTACGGGGACCACAGTATGAAACGCCCGCGGAGATCCGCATGCTGCGGACGATTGGTGCCGATGCGGTCGGCATGAGTACGGTTCTGGAGACGATCCAGGGACGTGCGCTGGGCATGAAGGTGGCGGCGTTTTCGTGTCTCACCAACTGGGCTGCGGGGATCACGCCTGCCGCGCTGGATCACCAGGAGGTGCTCGCCACCGGAAAGTCCGCTGCGGATACGATGGTGCGGCTGCTGCGGAGGGTGATTTCTTTGTAGCCGATGTCGCAAGACTTCGGGCAGGGAAGGCGATCCCGTTCCTTCCGACATCATCGCTCGTCCGGTTTCATGGATGGGGGTATGAATGTGGTGGCATCGTGGCGAATGCGTGGATTCGCCCCGCCCGAAGTCTCACAACTCCGTCTACGATGCGGAGAGGCTGCCTCCTGCTACTCCAACTGATGCATCAGCGCCTTCTGATCCGCAGCGTGGCGCATGGCGGTATCGAGATCGATCGTGCCTTTTCGGACGAAAGCGGAGAGCGAGCGTTCCAAGGTGATCATGCCTTCATCGCTGCCTGTGAGCATGGCGTTGCGCAGGTAGTGTTCATGGCCTTCGCGTATGCCATTGGCGACAGCCGGAGTGACCAGCATCTTTTCCAGAACGGGGATCATCGCACCGCTGCGGGTGGGCACCAGACGCTGCGAGACCACGGCACGCAGCGAGGCGGCAAGCTGTGCGCGTACGTGCGATTGCTGGTGTCCCGGGAAGACATCGATGATCCGGTTCACCGCCGAACTCGCGCTGCCGGAATGAAGTGTACCGAGCACGAGATGGCCCGTCTCCGCAGCCGTCAGCGCGGCGGAAATGGTGTCGAGGTCGCGCAGTTCTCCCAGCAGGATCACATCCGGATTCTCGCGCAATGCGGCGCGCAGACCGCTGCTGAAGCTCTCCACATCCGCGCCCACCTCGCGCTGGTGGATGAGGCACTGGACCTCGCGGTGTTCGAACTCGATGGGGTCCTCGATGGTGATCACATGACGCGGGCGCGAGCGGTTGAGGTGATCGATCAGCGCGGCAAGTGTCGTTGATTTGCCCGAACCGGAGGTGCCGGTGACCAATACCAGTCCGCCATGGAATGAAACCAGATCGAGCAGCGAATCGGGAAGATTCAGCTCCGCGAGCGTGGGAATGCGCTGGCGGATCGGACGCACGGCGGCGGCCACGCCATCGAGGTGGCGGAAGACATTGATGCGGAAACGACGGCTGCCTCCCGGCAATTCCCAGCGTACTGCGAAGTCCGTACTTCCGGCCTTTTCGAAATCGCGTCGTATTTCTTCATCCGGAAGCAGTCGCAGGATTTCCGCGGACTGCGGCGGATAGGCATCGATGCGGGTGATGAGTCCTTTCACCCGGGCTCGCGGAGGCTTTCCCGAGGATAGGAAAATGTCCGATGCTTCCATCGCCACCGCCTTGTCGATGGTGAGGAGCAGATCGGGATCCGGCTGCGTGCCGGAGGTGGTCGTCAACGGCGCGGACTCTTCTGAGGAGGGTGCGGGTTTCGCCATGGCCCGGGCCACGGCTTCCTCGATCACCGGATTTTCCACGGGAGGTGGCGCGTCCAAGGTCTGGACCTCGATCCGGTGCGGATCGGACGAATCAATGAAGTAGCCGAACTCCGAGCCGTCTGTGGCGCGGAAAGTGCCTTCGCGGCGCGGCTTGCCGCCATCGGGAGGGGAGTCACCGCTGATCTCCGAGGACAGCCGTTTGAGGATCTCCTCGCCGAGCGGCGGCATGGATAGCGGGAGCGTTTCGCCGGCTTTCAGCAGGTAAGGTACGGTATCCGAAACGAGCACCAGCCGCTCGGCGCGTTTCTCCACCATGAGCTTGAGGAATGTGTCGATGAGGGCCATGTCGTGCGTCCGTTCCGAACGTTCCTGTTCCCAATGCCCCCGGTGCCGGGATTTGTCTAGGGAATCGAAACCGTTGCAAACTTGGGACTTCCGATTTACAGCGGCCTGCTGTAATGTTCCAACGTGCAAAAGCATCCGGGTCGTTCCGTCCGTCCGATGATCCATCGGAGTATCCGGTTGGCCCTTGGTGCCGTTGCTCTGCTTGCCGCCTCTCCGGTGGGCGCGGCTGTGGTCGATGCGATCACCTTTGATCGGAATCCGGTGATCTACCTGCCGCTCAATGAGACCGCGCGGCGTCTCGGTTGGAAGGTGGAGCGGGACAAGAAAAAGGGAACCGTGAAGCTCAACGGCATATCGATTCCCCCGAAGTCCGGCTCACGCGCGTTCTACGGGGCCGATCTCATTCCGGTGCCGCTGCTGGTGGATGCCGGAGCCGTGATTCTGCCCGGCGAACTGCCCGGTGAACTCCAGGTTTGGTCGTGGACCCGGCACTTCACCGTGACGGTGGCGCCGAAGCGGGTGGAGGTGAGCCTGAAACGCCAGCGGCTGCGCGCGTGGCAGGGCAACCGGCTCGTCCTGCAAACCCACATCAGCTCCGGCCGCAGCGGGCGCTCCACGCCCGCCGGGGAATTCAAGGCCGGACCGGACAAGGAGCGGATGCACTACTCCCGGCTCTTCAACAATGCGCCGATGCCGTGGGCCGTACAGATCAACGGTCATGTGTTCATCCACGGCTTCAGTTCGGTGCCCTCTTATCCAGCATCCCACGGTTGCATCCGCATGCCGCTCAGTGGCAAGAACGCCGCACGCTGCTTTTATGAATGGGTGGACCGCGGCACACCTGTTTCAGTGAGTCGCAGCTAGGCGGAATCAGGCGTTTGGCGCGCCCTTCTCCGAGGTCGCAGGATTCCGCGGGTGCTTACTTCACCGGCGAATAGTCGGTCGGTACCAGCAGGACGGACTTCACCCCATCCGGCAGGACGGTCAGCGAACCTCCACCCGCTTTCTCCGAATCCGCTTTCACCTTTACCCATTCCGGATCGGCGCGGAAGTCCGCCCATGATTTCACCTGGGTGTCGGCGGAGGCGTGCTGGATCAGATAGACCAGCGTGTTGTCCGCACCCGGATCACCGCTGGCCGGGGTGGTGTAGAGGAAGTTGGTGATGCCGTGGCGTTCGAAGAGTTTCACGGTGTGCTCGCGGAAGCGCTTCAACAGCAGAGGCAGATTGTTGGGGGTGGCGGTGTAGGTGCGCAGTTCGAAAAGGTGCGCGGACTCCTTGCCGGTCGGCTTCGGGATACCTTTTGGTTCCGACGAGAAATCGGTGGGAGTGAGCAGGCGGCTTTCGATTTTGCCGACCAGCTTGCCATTCGCCTCGGAGGCGGTCTGGGCGGCCTTCCAGTCCGGGTCCGCGCCGAATTCCTTCCACGCCTTGTCGCGGGATTCCTTGTCAGGGAATGAGAGGAGGTAGATCAGCAGGTTGTCCGGATTGTCCTTCGGTGTCCAGTAGCCGACGTTGGTCATCCCGTGCTTGGTGAAAAGCGCGAGGGTGTGGTCGCGGAAGCGGGCATTGAGCGCGTCCAGTTTGCCGGGTTCGGCGTGGTAGGTGCGCAGTTCGTAAAGGCGGGATGCCGGTTTGGCAGGTTCTTCCGCGGCAGCGATGGAGGCGCCGGTCAGGAGAGCCATGGCGTGGAGGCAGAGGGAACGGAGCATGAGACCATGAATACGCAGTGGTCCGGCGGTGTCTCGCAAAAGATGAATGCCCGCGACATCTTGACTTCCGGAACGACCACCGCGAGGGTGCCGTGATGAAGTTCTTGTGGGTCATCGTGACACCATTGCTGCTGCTGGCCTCCTGCCAGCGGGATTCGAACAAGGCCGCACCGGAAACCTCCCAGCCCGCGAAGCCGTTGCCGGACGCAGCCGTGCCCGCAACCCTGATCGGCCTGCCGCTCAAGGAAGCGGAGGACTTGGCCGATCATGCGAAGATTCCCCACCGGGTGATTTCGATCGATGGCCAGACGCGGCCGGTGACGATGGATTACCGCACCGACCGCCTGAATTTCACGGTCGTAAAGGGCGTGGTGACGGCGGTGAAAAAGGGCTGATCGGTCAGCCATTGCCTGGTCCGGCCTCCTCCTGTGCGAGCGCCGTGCGTGAACCCGGAGGGGGTGGCGTCGGTTCGTCCGGTGGCAGCCGGTCCACGATTTCCTCGCTGAGACCGATGGTTTCCAGCAGCAGATGGCGGCGGGTTTCCGGAGTGGCGGGCTCCCGGGTCACGGTGCCATCCGCACGGAAGGTGATGAGATTGCCGAAAGCCATGCCCACGACTTCCTCGCCCCGGTTGATGCGGATGGTGAGCTCGTGATTGAAGGGACTCCATGGGCGGGTGCGTTCGTGCATGTCCTGGAACTCGGCATCGGTGGCCTCGAAGGTTTCGAGACGGCACTCGAAGCCATCCGTCTTGTGAAGTGGCCGCCATCCAACGTGGAAGCGTCCCTCCTTCATGGCCACCTTCAGGCCCCACGCGGGATGGGGGATGACGGTTTCGATTTCCGGATCGATCAGCAGCGGCTCCCCGCAGAGCATGGCGGAATCAACCAGGTAGCGCCTGCCATCGAAAGTCACGGTCACCGTCCCGTGGTTGGGTGGCAGGACCGGTGCGGCCATCATCGTGCCGATGCCCCGGATTGCCGTGTAGCCGAGGGAGGAAAGGAACGCGTGCAGCGGACCCGCACCCGCCCAGCAGGTGCCGCCGGTACCGTGCGTGAGCCAGGTCTCGAAGTAGTCCACCGGATCGCTGCCGGGCAGAGGCCCGGGATTGCGCTCGCGGATGTGGATCATCTTCCGCACATTGTCGAAAGGGATGTGACGGCCCCATGCGGCGTAAAGCGGAGTCAATCCCGCGAGGCTGATTTCCGGATACTGGTGGAAGCCAAGCTTTTCCAGGACGCGTTCGACGAGAGAGGCGGGAAGGGCTTCGGACATGAGTTCATTCATGCGGATATCCGCAGGCTGGGCGCAATCCTGATCTGAGGATCATCGTAGCCGGAGTCGTGAGACTTCGGGCGGGGTGGGTTCACCCGTATCCCATGAGATCAGTTTTCTTCCGATGACCTTCCACATCGCTGCCGGTAGTTAAGAAGAAACCAGCCCCGTCACTCCTGTGGGAATCCTCCCAGCCTGAAGTCTTACGACTCCAGCTACAAGAAATCACACCACCGTGTGCGCCCAGAAGGTCACGGCATCGCCCAGGCTGGCAATCATCCGCACGTGGCTGTCCTGGGAGATGACGAAACCGATCACCGATGGCTCCACGGAGCACAGCCGGTACACCGCGCGGTGCCGCGTGCCGTCGTTCTGCACGTTCCAACTGCTGACGTGGGTGCCATCGAGATCGTGCGCTTGTCCGACCTGAAAGACGTTCCGGTCCACGCGGATCTCGCCACCGAAGCCGATGACGCACAGCCGCTGGTCAATGACGAGGGCACCATCCACCTGCATCATGTCCGAGAAGAATCGTGCCAGTTCGAAGAAGGCTTCTTCCAGCCGGTCCAGTTCCGGATCGCGGCTGTTGCGGAAGACATGCCACGCGTCCTCTACGGTGGAGTTCTCCGTGCAGAGTTGCCCCACACGGCGGATGATCGCCTGGAGCAGTTTGCGGAAGCGCATGCCCGCCACATCCGGCATGGCGGAGTATTTGCAATCGATCCAGCGGGTGGCGGTCTCGATGCCTTCCTCGCCCGCAGGCAGGAAGACGAGGCTTCCGCCGTGGCCGCTGGTGCGGACAAGATTGATGATCCGCTTCACGAACTGGAGCGAGATCAGGTGCGCGAGTTCGGCATAGGACTCGTCATCCAAGGTGGGCACGAGGCAGCCGGGATCGAACTCGGAGACGAGGCCGCGGCGCAGGTGGGCGAAGCGGTCGCTGAGCAGGCGGGACTGGAAAACATCCATGCGCGGTCCGTGGAATTCGCGTCCGCGCCACTCCGCGATCAGGCCATAGCCCTCGTAGAATAGCAGCCAGCCGGGATCGCGGACGTGGATGATCGGGTAGGGGACATCGTTGCCCAGTGGCTTGCGACCGCCGGCGACGAGGTTCATCCAGCGCGGACCGGTATTGAGGATGCCCCAGATGCGCAGGCCTTTGTCACGGTCCGGCCACACCGCGACCACCGAGTGGAAGAAACTGGCGGCGGGGCTGAGGCGCTTGATTTCATTCGCCGTCAGTTTCGCGGGAACGGTGAAGCGCACGGCGTGGATGCCATCGGGAGGGCCATCGGCATCGGCGAATGCATCGGGTGGTGCGAGCATCACGCGGGTGCGGACGGAGCGGCCTTCCTCCTTCAACAGGCTAGCGGCATAGAGGGTGTCGCAGACATCCTGGATCTCCTTTTCCGAAGGACAGTCGGGATGGCTCTCCAACAGGCCGTGGAACTGGAGGATCAGCCCTTGCAAGGTCGGTTCGGAAAGCGGCGCGGCGGGCATGACACCAGGCTGCTGCGTCTTGCCCGGAAATCAAGGCGGCTTCGTGCATTTCATGGGTTTGCGGTGGACAGGAAACGGCCCCCGGAGAAAGGATGCCGGGCAGTGAGCAGCGGCTTGGAAGAGCAAGGGAATGAACCATCCGGCAAACCGCGGCGCGGATGCTTGGCGCGGCTCGGACGGTTGGCGTTGTATGGGGTGGCGGTCGTCGCCCTGCTGGTGGTGGTCAGCGTGAAGCCAGTGGACCGCGAGCCGTATTTCACGACTCATTATCATGAGGAGACCCGGCGGCATTTCGAAGAAAGCGTGAAGACCTATCGACCGGGAACCGGTGCGCTCAAGGCGGGCTTTGGTAAGGCGCGGCTCTCGCCCGAACTCAGGGCGGCGGAGGATGATCCGGAACAGGGGAAATTCAAATGGCTGCCGATGGCGGGCTACAATTCCCGCGGCGACAAGCCGACCGAGGGCATCCACGATGACCTGTGGGCGAAGGCGGTGGCCATGGAGGTGAGCGGCCGCAGGCTGGTGATGTTGCGGTTGGATGCCCTGATCATCCCGCATGATGTCTCGGACGCGGTGGTGAAGGAGCTTTCCGCCAGGCATGGCCTGAAGCGCGAGGAGATCTACTTCTCCGCCACGCATACCCACAGCGGGATAGGCGGCTGGGGACCGGACCCGATTTCGGAGGCCTTCAGCGGAGGATACAACGCGGGCATCCCGAAGTGGTTCGTGCGGCAGTTGGTCACGGCGGCGGACGATGCGCTCGGGCACATGGAACCGGCCTCGCTGGGCGGCGGGCGCTTTCACGAGCCGGACTACGTGCGGAACCGTCTGGCGAAGACCTGGGGCCGCGTCGATGACGAGTTCAGCTATCTGCTTCTCAAGCAGCAGGGTGGTACCACGGGGGTGATCGGCGTCTACAATGCCCATGCGACCTGCCTGTCCGGCGAGAATATGAAGCTCAGCGCGGATTATCCCGGCTACTGGGAACGTCGTATCGAGGAAAAGACCGGCGGTTTCGCGATGTACATGGCAGGTGCGGTGGGCAGCCATGGGCCGGAATACGGCTACCGGGATTTCGAGGGGGCGCGGAAGATGGGGGAAGCCTTGGCGGATGATCTCCTGAAACGGCTGCCGGAAACAAAGCTGGAATCGGAAACGACGCTGGGTGCCTTCGGGCTCGATCTGGGTCTTCCGGAATCGCAGGTGCGGGTGACGGATACATGGTGTTTGCGGCCGACGGTGACCAGCAGATTGATCCCGGTGGAGCAGCAGACGTATCTGCAGGTGGTGCGCCTCGGCGACGGGCTGTGGTTCTCGACGCCGTGCGATTTCAGTGGCGAACTGGCGCTCGACCTGAAGGCCCCGCTGGAACTGCGCGGCTATCATGCCACCGTGACAAGCTTCAATGGTGACTACATCGGCTATGTGGTCCCGCAGCACTACTTCGACTATACGAAATACGAATCCCGGGCCATGTCGTTCTACGGCCCGTATGTCTCGCCCCACTTCATGGATTGGATGCGGCGGATGGCGGACATGGTGGCGAAGTGAGGAGTTGGAGCTTCATCTGAGGAGAGTCTCCAGAGGAGGCTTTGGCTTGGTTTCCAGTGTTCTCGTTCCAGGGAGACGAACGGATCGACGCCAATACCTCTTCCTTTTTGCGTCTTTTGCGTCTTTTGCGCTTCTTTGCGGCTAAAAAATCCAGTGCCTTCTTCCCCTCCGAATCGTGGCGGGTATCGTCCGCGCATGGCCCGCCCGAAGCCCGCGATCATTTTCATCTTCATCACGCTGTTCCTCGATATTTTCGGGATCGGGGTGATCGTGCCGGTGCTGCCGAAACTGGTGGAGCAGCTCCAGGGCGGAGACGTGCAGGCGGCGGCGCATTCGGTCGGCTGGCTTGGCGCGCTGTATGCGCTGATGCAGTTCCTGTTCTCGCCGGTGCTGGGGAGCCTTTCGGATCGTTTCGGGCGGCGCCCGGTCATTCTGTTTTCACTGCTCGGTTCCGGGATCGACTATCTGGTGCTGGCATGGGCGCCGACCATCGGCTGGCTGTATCTGGCCCGCGCGGTCTCCGGGATCACGGCGGCGAATTTCTCCGCAGCCAGCGCCTACATCGCGGATGTGACGCCACCGGAAAAGCGCGCGGCGGGCTTCGGGATGATCGGTGCGGCTTTCGGGCTGGGATTCATTGCCGGTCCGGCAATCGGAGGTGTCCTCGGGCACTACGGCCTGCGGGTGCCATTCCTGGTGGCGGCGGGGATCACCTTGCTGAACTGGCTGTATGGTGCCTTCGTCCTCCCCGAATCCCTGGCGCCGGAAAACCGCCGGCCGTTTCACTGGGAAAGCGCGCATCCCTTGAAGGCGCTGCACGCCCTGACACGCTGGCCGCTGGTGTCCGCGCTGGCGGGCACACATTTCCTCACGATGCTCGCGGGGAATATCTACCCATGCCTGTGGGTGCTCTACACCGGCCATCGCTATGGCTGGGAAAGCCGCCAGGTGGGGATCTCGCTGGCCTTGGTCGGCGTGCTCGCGGCGATCGTGCAGGGCGGATTGGCATCGCGGATTCTCAAGGTGATCGGCGAGAGGCGTGGAGTCTTCGTGGGCTTGATTGCGATGGCGGTGGCGATGACCTGCTACGGCGCGGCTCCGCTCGGCTGGATGGTTTACGGAATCATTGTCATCGGATCGCTGGCGGGCATCGGGTCTCCGGCCACGCAGTCGATCATTTCCCGGGCCGTGCCTGCGGACGAGCAGGGGGCGGTGCAAGGCGCGCTCAACAGCATCACCAGCGTGTCCGGCATCCTCGCGCCTTTGGTGTGGACCTCCTTGTTCTCCGTGGCGATCGACCCGAAGCA belongs to Luteolibacter ambystomatis and includes:
- a CDS encoding alpha/beta fold hydrolase, producing the protein MIDMGLLRRTQTCLRPVLCLAGAALLTQCAHRETLVAYKDATLVERKNETFGYRKWLAKGAQPDVVIIALHGFDGASIDYENLGKDLLKKQPNTALYAYEVRGQGSDPKRDRRGDIDDPGNWYHDLDTFTGIIRKLHPGAKIVWMGESMGALITAHSWQQAPPDHKPCDALIFSSPVVKIRKDVPRWKVGLLNTAAEIAPMARFSLEQLSGGQDVQMTHTSSHTEQAETNAWHVETNTLRLLSTLGHHIENMDSCATTFRVPVLVLHGKKDFFTDEEAIESFTGSIPKSVPVTTKIYPDAYHLLMYDTHKDEVIRDIEKWVDGLR
- a CDS encoding NIPSNAP family protein, translated to MLRSLCLHAMALLTGASIAAAEEPAKPASRLYELRTYHAEPGKLDALNARFRDHTLALFTKHGMTNVGYWTPKDNPDNLLIYLLSFPDKESRDKAWKEFGADPDWKAAQTASEANGKLVGKIESRLLTPTDFSSEPKGIPKPTGKESAHLFELRTYTATPNNLPLLLKRFREHTVKLFERHGITNFLYTTPASGDPGADNTLVYLIQHASADTQVKSWADFRADPEWVKVKADSEKAGGGSLTVLPDGVKSVLLVPTDYSPVK
- a CDS encoding aminopeptidase P N-terminal domain-containing protein, which translates into the protein MRYEPIDPQLFVRNRDRLRSLLKPNSIVIVHSNDIYPTNADGSMSFKQNADLMYLTGVDQEETILVLMPDAKDPKQREILLVKETSELIAIWDGDKLTKEQAKAATGIERIEWTHSFDSLLHTLVPQADHIYLPTNEHLRASVIVETRNDRFIKQCQARYPLHSYQRLAPLMHRLRITKDPVEIDIIQKACNITGKGFRRLLGFVKPGVGEWEVEAELLHEFVRNKSRGFAYGPIIGSGKNACVLHYIENSAVCNDGEMLLLDVAAEYAGWASDLTRTIPVNGRFTQRQRQVYDAVLRVLRGANEILRPGNNPMDYQKQVIEIMEGELIGLGLIDAKAAKEQGPDKPLVKKYFMHGTSHHMGLDVHDVAPPNEPFAEGMVFTIEPGIYIREEGLGIRLENDVLIGKDSNFDLMGNIPIEAEEIEALMNVR
- a CDS encoding arylamine N-acetyltransferase family protein, with translation MSEALPASLVERVLEKLGFHQYPEISLAGLTPLYAAWGRHIPFDNVRKMIHIRERNPGPLPGSDPVDYFETWLTHGTGGTCWAGAGPLHAFLSSLGYTAIRGIGTMMAAPVLPPNHGTVTVTFDGRRYLVDSAMLCGEPLLIDPEIETVIPHPAWGLKVAMKEGRFHVGWRPLHKTDGFECRLETFEATDAEFQDMHERTRPWSPFNHELTIRINRGEEVVGMAFGNLITFRADGTVTREPATPETRRHLLLETIGLSEEIVDRLPPDEPTPPPPGSRTALAQEEAGPGNG
- a CDS encoding polysaccharide biosynthesis/export family protein codes for the protein MLPLIVGLALPFSITLCHAELAVGDTVKITLRGVPADEQQKVNGDYRIGDSGTIRLPMIDTPVTARGLTGDQLARAAEKAYRDAGVYEKPAIETEVKTGVEATPDQSVVYIGGQVRKPGPVPFAKGMTLLQALKTAGDRNEFGGRNIVLTRKGKATRLDFRKQEDKNTAIEPGDVITVEQAGALEVNRG
- a CDS encoding type IV pilus twitching motility protein PilT, translating into MALIDTFLKLMVEKRAERLVLVSDTVPYLLKAGETLPLSMPPLGEEILKRLSSEISGDSPPDGGKPRREGTFRATDGSEFGYFIDSSDPHRIEVQTLDAPPPVENPVIEEAVARAMAKPAPSSEESAPLTTTSGTQPDPDLLLTIDKAVAMEASDIFLSSGKPPRARVKGLITRIDAYPPQSAEILRLLPDEEIRRDFEKAGSTDFAVRWELPGGSRRFRINVFRHLDGVAAAVRPIRQRIPTLAELNLPDSLLDLVSFHGGLVLVTGTSGSGKSTTLAALIDHLNRSRPRHVITIEDPIEFEHREVQCLIHQREVGADVESFSSGLRAALRENPDVILLGELRDLDTISAALTAAETGHLVLGTLHSGSASSAVNRIIDVFPGHQQSHVRAQLAASLRAVVSQRLVPTRSGAMIPVLEKMLVTPAVANGIREGHEHYLRNAMLTGSDEGMITLERSLSAFVRKGTIDLDTAMRHAADQKALMHQLE
- a CDS encoding purine-nucleoside phosphorylase — encoded protein: MNRIALVLGSGLGPLADAVAVEEAVGFADVELPGSSVPGHAGRFLIGTLGSAPVIVMQGRVHLYEGHDAAAVTAGVRWMAAQGADRLILTNAAGTLNPAFEPGSWMVLSDHLNLTGTSPLHGPEFIDMSTAYDPEWRAVFRAAASETGTVLHEGVYAGLRGPQYETPAEIRMLRTIGADAVGMSTVLETIQGRALGMKVAAFSCLTNWAAGITPAALDHQEVLATGKSAADTMVRLLRRVISL
- a CDS encoding L,D-transpeptidase, coding for MIHRSIRLALGAVALLAASPVGAAVVDAITFDRNPVIYLPLNETARRLGWKVERDKKKGTVKLNGISIPPKSGSRAFYGADLIPVPLLVDAGAVILPGELPGELQVWSWTRHFTVTVAPKRVEVSLKRQRLRAWQGNRLVLQTHISSGRSGRSTPAGEFKAGPDKERMHYSRLFNNAPMPWAVQINGHVFIHGFSSVPSYPASHGCIRMPLSGKNAARCFYEWVDRGTPVSVSRS